Proteins from a genomic interval of Labrus mixtus chromosome 24, fLabMix1.1, whole genome shotgun sequence:
- the fastkd2 gene encoding FAST kinase domain-containing protein 2, mitochondrial encodes MSVRVTKEVVRWALRFCSRGSLGQHRSSLLTTSIKDKSKQLALILGAGQSQTSLSRSLVSSVRFYSQDGTHNEDSEERERLSSSLPAEVQSDDPASSRPPWMSAFMDHLQGCGSPSDVLDLTCEYSPTPREVSNCLTHMWSCMKKLTDEQRRYELRLMFEHHAFDQLLQEAMKNVRLVHSEDLAYSLISMINLGVPQGSRVVQTFLRACQENLNDFDEKGLSILASCLENMENSPNVSALKDGMRLVVEAQLPTIQSVMSLQTMMRVLGKDTPLHLKRKLEGKAVSMKDQFSLPNSLHMISTMVTLGFHSKPLLDVCTNNIRENLNGIPFNRLFKLLLSCRDLRYRDSDLFKDISDYVASVIYMWTNKQVVLFLFVFESLGFCPDALMEEFAEKVIADPDALTLKDLLCVLKVYSSLNYDLQHRRQQFLDSLCQVLESYLPKMSRFELLRAVFSLCILGHFPSAPLEKLLKESTVEQLQMTSPKFLENQSRLLRMLDLCLRLDRPALSRPLTVPSSFLVDYTPVHPSINSVLSLCLRDVLGDEADRILIEEEVVVENVYFIDAVITKPLPNQTSVTEATSPPAESSQRIAVLCAPPSAVCFGTSRPRGPLAVRIRHLRILGYDPVMVTEQGLQFMSEEKRKEFLREQIYPEHHGGQKQPEMEQLGS; translated from the exons atgtctgtgCGGGTGACAAAAGAGGTTGTGAGATGGGCTCTTCGCTTCTGCAGCCGTGGTTCTCTTGGTCAACATCGCAGCTCCCTGTTGACAACATCAATCAAGGACAAATCTAAGCAGTTGGCTCTCATTCTGGGTGCAGGGCAAAGCCAGACATCCCTGAGTAGAAGTCTTGTCAGCTCAGTAAGGTTTTACTCACAGGATGGGACACACAATGAGGACTCTGAGGAGAGGGagcgtctctcctcttcacttccCGCTGAGGTCCAGTCTGATGACCCTGCCTCAAGTCGGCCACCGTGGATGTCCGCTTTCATGGACCACCTGCAGGGCTGTGGCTCCCCGTCAGACGTGCTGGACCTCACCTGCGAGTACTCACCCACGCCTCGAGAGGTCAGCAACTGCCTCACCCACATGTGGTCCTGCATGAAGAAGTTGACCGACGAGCAGCGGCGCTACGAGCTGAGGCTGATGTTCGAGCATCACGCTTTCGACCAGCTGCTGCAAGAGGCCATGAAGAATGTGAGGCTCGTGCACAGCGAGGATTTGGCCTATTCTCTCATAAGTATGATCAATCTCGGAGTTCCGCAGGGCAGCCGAGTGGTCCAGACTTTCCTCCGAGCCTGCCAG gagAATCTGAATGACTTTGATGAGAAGGGCCTGTCCATCTTGGcctcctgtcttgaaaatatgGAGAACAGCCCCAATGTTTCAGCACTGAAGGACGGCATGAG GCTGGTAGTTGAGGCCCAACTTCCCACGATCCAGAGTGTGATGTCTCTCCAAACTATGATGCGTGTGCTGGGGAAAGACACCCCACTGCATCTGAAACGTAAACTAGAG GGTAAGGCTGTATCAATGAAAGACCAGTTCAGCCTTCCTAACTCTCTGCACATGATCTCCACTATGGTCACATTGGGCTTCCACTCCAAACCCCTGCTGGATGTCTGCACCAATAATATCAGAG AAAACCTGAATGGGATCCCGTTCAACAGATTGTTCAAACTCCTCTTGTCCTGCAGGGATCTGCGCTACAGAGACTCTGATCTGTTCAAAGACATTTCAGACTACGTGGCCTCCGTGATTTACATGTGGACCAACAAACAG GTggtcctcttcctgtttgtgttcgAGAGCCTCGGCTTCTGTCCCGACGCTTTGATGGAGGAGTTTGCCGAGAAAGTGATCGCCGATCCGGATGCTCTGACACTGAAAGACCTCCTCTGTGTCCTGAAGGTGTACTCCTCCCTCAACTATGATCTGCAGCATCGGAGACAGCA GTTCCTGGATAGTCTCTGTCAGGTTCTGGAGTCCTATCTGCCTAAGATGTCCAGGTTTGAGTTGTTACGGGCcgttttctctctgtgtataCTCGGCCACTTCCCCTCTGCACCGCTGGAGAAGCTCCTGAAGGAGAGCACAGTGGAGCAGTTACAGATGACAT CACCAAAGTTCCTCGAAAACCAGAGCAGACTGTTACGGATGCTGGACTTGTGCCTCCGTCTTGATCGCCCTGCGCTCTCTCGGCCCCTGACCGTCCCCTCGTCTTTCCTGGTAGACTACACCCCCGTCCACCCGTCTATCAACTCGGTGCTCTCGCTGTGCCTGCGGGATGTGCTGGGGGACGAGGCCGATAGAATACTGATAGAGGAGGAGGTTGTGGTGGAGAACGTGTACTTCATAG ATGCTGTGATAACCAAACCTCTGCCGAACCAAACCTCTGTGACTGAAGCCACCAGTCCTCCAGCAGAGAGCAGTCAAAG AATCGCGGTACTCTGTGCCCCACCCTCCGCTGTTTGCTTCGGCACCTCTCGTCCTCGGGGTCCCCTGGCTGTAAGGATCCGCCATCTGAGGATTCTGGGATATGACCCTGTCATG GTAACAGAGCAGGGGCTGCAATTTATGTctgaggaaaaaaggaaggagtTTCTCAGGGAACAGATTTATCCAGAACACCACGGAGGCCAAAAACAACCTGAAATGGAGCAACTGGGATCTTGA
- the LOC132959809 gene encoding T-cell-specific surface glycoprotein CD28-like, whose product MMNPCWVFMILVGFRISDAATQGQNTCTFNDKLKSVCVAAGDSVSVPCPNMTGEDFRLNLFKDQELIYNHSCSHNNKAPDCKLPLRVDLQLHKKTDNDSVSFLLIGVNASRHGVYRCEGQVRFPPPLLPAVPGAASILVLIEGHQCKVPKQESSDNPWIWILALVSVILYSVIITVSAVFFWVKLRKTDSQSDYMNTKPRAPRGQRKNRGVQNPAPRYF is encoded by the exons ATGATGAATCCTTGCTGGGTGTTTATGATCCTTGTGGGCTTCAGGATCTCTGATGCTGCAACTCAGGGGCAGAACACCTGCACATTCAACG ACAAACTTAAAAGTGTCTGCGTAGCTGCTGGAGACAGCGTCTCTGTGCCGTGCCCGAACATGACGGGCGAAGATTTCAGATTGAACCTTTTCAAAGACCAAGAACTGatttacaaccacagctgcagccacaacaacaaagcaccagactgcAAATTGCCGTTAAGGGTGGATTtgcagctgcacaaaaaaacagacaatgacTCAGTCAGTTTCCTGCTAATAGGAGTGAATGCCAGCCGCCACGGCGTGTACAGGTGCGAGGGCCAGGTCAGGTTCCCTCCTCCCCTGCTTCCAGCTGTGCCAGGAGCTGCGAGCATACTGGTACTTATAGAAG GACACCAGTGCAAGGTCCCTAAACAGGAAAGCAGCGACAACCCCTGGATTTGGATTCTGGCTCTCGTGTCAGTTATTCTCTACAGCGTAATCATCACCGTCTCCGCCGTATTCTTCTGG GTGAAACTGAGGAAGACGGATTCTCAGAGCGACTACATGAACACCAAACCAAGAGCACCCAGGGGCCAAAGGAAGAATCGAGGCGTTCAAAATCCTGCGCCACGCTACTTCTGA